The sequence AGAATAACTCTGAGGGGTTGCCGAGGGTTTTTCACATAGGTTTCTTTCACGGTGAGTTTCGGATCGTCGGTGAGAACGGTGTTAATCCCGACAAGAACTGCGTCGCAACTATGTCGAAGTTCATACATACGTTTGAGGTCTTCTTCGCAGGAGAGCCGTAGCTGTTTCCCATTCGGTAGTGCGGTTTTTCCATCAGCAGACATCGCACAATTAATGATAATGTAGGGTCGTTGCATAATTCAACTCACTGTGGATATTGTGGACAATCTTTTTTCTGTTCAGGGCAGATGTTTTTGGTTTTACACATCGGACCTGCATGTTGGAAAATTGTTGGTGCGACTTTTTTAACCTCGGCAAGCATTTTTTGTGCAAGTTGTCTGATTTCCCATTGTGCATGCTGACAGCATCGAAGTTCAAAAAAATGTAACAGTGACCGCGCATTCATCGTCACAATGATATTGGTACAAGCAGCATTCGGTAGAACATATCTGCTATCCTCAGCAGGTATGCCAAGTGTAAGGAGTTTATTGTACTCATCCCAGATGCGTTGCATAGTTTCTTCATATGCTTTTTTCATTTTTTTATTTCGGGCGATCGTCGGTGGAATAACATAGTTTGGCTCTTTCAGATTAACGTATCGCTGGCT is a genomic window of Candidatus Thermoplasmatota archaeon containing:
- the thyX gene encoding FAD-dependent thymidylate synthase, with amino-acid sequence MNVKLISFTPNPEKIPALAAKLTHSKIKPEELEKLSVKELLPVLEQVMHLGHTSVVEHTYFTFAISDVSRSLTHQLVRHRIASYAQQSQRYVNLKEPNYVIPPTIARNKKMKKAYEETMQRIWDEYNKLLTLGIPAEDSRYVLPNAACTNIIVTMNARSLLHFFELRCCQHAQWEIRQLAQKMLAEVKKVAPTIFQHAGPMCKTKNICPEQKKDCPQYPQ